A window of the Miscanthus floridulus cultivar M001 chromosome 14, ASM1932011v1, whole genome shotgun sequence genome harbors these coding sequences:
- the LOC136506133 gene encoding light-harvesting complex-like protein OHP1, chloroplastic isoform X1: protein MAASCALSAPSSFLAHQPLYQNKPSKRLTPCLPSPRAVALRVSAAKLPPGVEVPRVQPKLSEPFLGFTETAEIWNSRACMIGLIGTFLVELVLNKGILQIIGVEVGKGLDLPL, encoded by the exons ATGGCAGCAAGCTGTGCTCTTTCTGCACCATCGTCCTTCTTGGCTCATCAACCCCTATACCAAAATAAACCCAGCAAGAGACTTACTCCTTGCCTGCCGTCGCCTAGAGCCGTAGCTCTGAGAGTAAGTGCTGCAAAGCTTCCTCCAGGG GTTGAAGTGCCCAGGGTGCAGCCAAAGCTGAGCGAGCCTTTCTTGGGTTTCACCGAGACTGCCGAGATCTGGAACTCAAGGGCCTGCATGATTGGCCTCATCGGCACCTTCCTTGTGGAACTG GTGCTAAACAAAGGGATTCTTCAGATAATTGGGGTGGAGGTGGGCAAGGGTCTGGACCTTCCTCTTTAA
- the LOC136506133 gene encoding light-harvesting complex-like protein OHP1, chloroplastic isoform X2, which yields MAASCALSAPSSFLAHQPLYQNKPSKRLTPCLPSPRAVALRVEVPRVQPKLSEPFLGFTETAEIWNSRACMIGLIGTFLVELVLNKGILQIIGVEVGKGLDLPL from the exons ATGGCAGCAAGCTGTGCTCTTTCTGCACCATCGTCCTTCTTGGCTCATCAACCCCTATACCAAAATAAACCCAGCAAGAGACTTACTCCTTGCCTGCCGTCGCCTAGAGCCGTAGCTCTGAGA GTTGAAGTGCCCAGGGTGCAGCCAAAGCTGAGCGAGCCTTTCTTGGGTTTCACCGAGACTGCCGAGATCTGGAACTCAAGGGCCTGCATGATTGGCCTCATCGGCACCTTCCTTGTGGAACTG GTGCTAAACAAAGGGATTCTTCAGATAATTGGGGTGGAGGTGGGCAAGGGTCTGGACCTTCCTCTTTAA